The following coding sequences are from one Pigmentibacter sp. JX0631 window:
- a CDS encoding adenylate/guanylate cyclase domain-containing protein, whose product MSTKQSTSEHSQKKSKLFHFLLKPSSFKVGIILTALSLFFLVRHYTLPKNSIDIVGQLERELYDIRFKLRGQREFTGIVGTLSADDKSLEKFGRWPFPRGVYAQAFENLKNAGVKWIGFDVFFSEQSHRLLKESVPELKEIIKNNSYSSEKYDKLFLDLEEFSPGDVSLGKSIESFGKIAQGFFYVEHANQIKDSSYDWYTSFLRLKNSAIDFLDFPTGYKLANYRDILSPGVVTNTAVIAGKAKYMGFANNQSDSDGMIRKSTLIRGIEPINKFGEKLAPPILVPSLALSLAANYLESAIIVHFDSAGVDSIELYPSDNKKKQIKIPVYFDGLGKLLINHYAEFSKIPQISLVDAYDNKLPKNIPKILVYGGTATGTNDKRPSPFDENFDGVGHHVAIIENILTQNFMQRPLSAPVIEVSLLLISGIIFSYALKYLNALKSSIFIISVLLSFFYIDEHYLFGKGNWYYAGMFYVQSISIYFGITVFKYFTEEKEKKKVRGAFQHYLNPAVINQLLEHPERLKLGGDKKFMTVFFSDVRGFTTISESLTPEKLTSVLNEYFTPMTKIILDSNGLLDKYIGDAIMAVWGAPIPIEDHADRALISSLKMLDELEKLQKKWAAEGLPFLDIGIGLNTGDMVVGNMGSDQRFDYTVLGDSVNLGARLEGINKNYGTRIICSEFTVKSLKNPQKFLLRELDNIQVKGKNEPVRIFEVMRFIESDRQKVIELVKLFEEGLAFYRQQEWDLAIQKFNSAIQLNNGSDPPSKEFIERCNYLKQKGLEKDWNGVWVFKTK is encoded by the coding sequence TCAGAGCATTCTCAGAAAAAAAGTAAATTATTTCATTTTCTTCTAAAACCATCTTCATTTAAAGTTGGAATTATTCTTACTGCCTTATCTTTATTTTTTTTAGTAAGACATTACACTTTGCCAAAAAATTCAATTGACATTGTTGGACAACTAGAAAGAGAGCTATACGATATAAGATTTAAATTAAGAGGACAAAGAGAATTTACTGGAATTGTTGGCACACTTTCTGCAGATGACAAAAGTTTGGAGAAATTTGGGCGTTGGCCTTTTCCCAGAGGAGTATATGCTCAAGCGTTTGAAAATCTAAAAAATGCAGGAGTTAAATGGATAGGTTTTGATGTTTTCTTTTCTGAACAATCGCATAGACTTTTAAAAGAATCTGTTCCTGAATTAAAAGAAATTATTAAAAATAACTCTTACTCTTCTGAAAAATATGACAAGTTATTTTTAGATTTAGAAGAATTTAGTCCGGGTGATGTTTCTTTAGGGAAAAGTATAGAATCTTTTGGAAAAATTGCTCAAGGTTTTTTTTATGTCGAACATGCAAATCAAATAAAAGATTCTAGTTATGATTGGTATACAAGCTTTTTACGTTTAAAAAACTCCGCTATTGATTTTTTGGATTTTCCTACAGGATATAAACTAGCAAATTATCGGGATATTCTTTCTCCAGGAGTTGTAACCAATACTGCAGTTATTGCTGGTAAAGCAAAATATATGGGTTTTGCGAATAATCAATCGGACAGCGATGGCATGATAAGAAAATCAACCTTAATTCGAGGTATTGAACCAATAAATAAATTTGGCGAGAAATTAGCTCCTCCCATTTTGGTTCCCAGTTTGGCTTTATCTTTGGCAGCTAACTACCTAGAAAGCGCAATTATTGTCCACTTTGATTCTGCCGGAGTCGATTCAATTGAATTATATCCGAGCGATAATAAGAAAAAACAAATTAAAATTCCTGTTTACTTTGATGGATTAGGAAAACTTCTAATTAATCACTATGCTGAATTTTCTAAAATACCTCAAATTTCTCTTGTTGATGCTTATGATAATAAACTACCAAAGAATATTCCTAAAATATTAGTATATGGAGGAACTGCAACGGGTACGAATGATAAAAGACCTTCACCATTTGATGAAAACTTTGATGGAGTTGGGCATCATGTCGCCATAATAGAAAATATTTTAACTCAAAATTTTATGCAAAGACCCTTATCTGCTCCAGTCATCGAAGTTTCCTTATTACTAATATCAGGAATTATTTTTTCTTATGCATTAAAATACTTAAATGCTTTAAAATCTTCAATATTTATTATCTCAGTGTTACTTTCCTTTTTTTATATTGACGAACATTATCTTTTTGGCAAAGGTAACTGGTATTATGCTGGCATGTTTTATGTGCAAAGCATTTCTATTTACTTTGGGATAACAGTTTTTAAATATTTTACTGAAGAAAAAGAAAAGAAAAAGGTTCGAGGAGCCTTTCAACACTATTTAAACCCCGCAGTCATTAATCAGCTATTAGAACATCCTGAGCGATTAAAATTAGGTGGCGATAAAAAGTTTATGACTGTTTTTTTCTCAGATGTTCGAGGATTTACAACGATTAGCGAAAGCCTAACTCCAGAGAAATTGACCTCTGTATTAAATGAATATTTTACCCCGATGACAAAAATAATATTAGATTCCAATGGTTTATTAGATAAATACATTGGAGATGCTATTATGGCTGTTTGGGGAGCACCTATTCCAATAGAGGATCATGCTGATAGAGCTTTAATATCGAGTTTAAAAATGCTTGATGAGCTTGAAAAACTGCAGAAAAAATGGGCTGCTGAAGGTTTGCCTTTTTTAGATATTGGGATTGGACTGAATACCGGTGACATGGTTGTAGGAAATATGGGGAGTGATCAACGTTTTGACTATACTGTTCTTGGGGACTCTGTAAATTTAGGTGCACGATTAGAAGGTATCAACAAAAACTATGGTACAAGAATTATTTGTTCTGAATTCACAGTTAAATCATTAAAAAACCCGCAAAAATTTCTCCTCAGAGAATTGGATAATATTCAGGTCAAAGGAAAAAATGAACCTGTACGTATTTTTGAGGTGATGCGCTTCATAGAAAGTGATAGACAAAAAGTTATAGAACTTGTTAAGTTGTTTGAAGAAGGCTTAGCCTTCTATAGACAGCAAGAGTGGGATTTAGCAATTCAAAAATTTAACTCAGCCATTCAGCTTAATAATGGCAGCGATCCTCCCAGCAAAGAATTCATTGAACGCTGCAATTATTTAAAGCAAAAAGGTCTAGAAAAAGATTGGAATGGCGTATGGGTCTTCAAAACAAAATAG
- a CDS encoding GatB/YqeY domain-containing protein, whose protein sequence is MSSLKETLTNDLKTALKSQDKELTAAIRMLISAIQYGQTAAKPVPEFDSVLGYRKQLADSLEMFPKDGEKYIQVQKELEIVDRYLPKPPTDAELNDIISINLAKIQPQEKPNIGIIIKEIKNKFPTCDAKAAMALIQKAISEKK, encoded by the coding sequence ATGTCTTCATTAAAAGAAACGTTAACAAACGATTTAAAAACCGCATTAAAAAGCCAAGACAAAGAACTCACTGCTGCAATCAGAATGCTCATAAGTGCAATTCAATATGGACAAACAGCAGCCAAGCCTGTTCCTGAATTTGATTCTGTCCTAGGTTATAGAAAACAACTTGCAGATTCACTAGAAATGTTTCCTAAAGATGGCGAAAAATATATTCAAGTACAAAAAGAATTAGAAATTGTTGACAGATATCTTCCAAAACCTCCAACTGACGCAGAATTGAATGATATTATTTCTATCAATTTAGCAAAAATTCAACCTCAAGAAAAACCAAATATTGGAATAATAATTAAAGAAATTAAAAATAAATTTCCAACTTGTGATGCCAAAGCTGCTATGGCACTTATTCAAAAGGCTATTTCAGAAAAAAAATAA
- a CDS encoding MFS transporter, whose protein sequence is MTTHQQSDKKTLFLCSLGGAFEFYDFSLFAIMSPIISQHFFDSSDPNLALIKSYGVLATGYFARFLGGFYFSHLGDTSGRKKPFMWTLFLMALPTLSIAFLPTYQQIGIIAPLFLIFFRIIQGFALGGEAPCAMTYIHEYSSDKKRSLSMSILFCGILLGSFFASLINTSLTSLLAKSDYESWGWRIPFAIGGILGLIGLYLRKNLQESKIFIACKNENKLSKTPFFTLLKNNYKNVFLGITILLPSATAFLHFLILSSANLQKNYNFNKQDIQEIVSLGFLVNAFSCVFFGYFADKINPKKIYSTGIVCLFILTVISSSIFSTQNFFYLSIYIFILAIVLGSCVGTVFHLLANLFSTHTRTSGIALCMNTTNGLFIGLTPIVFTEILTKTNFKLFPSYYICFLCFIGLISISLTGKRKFQ, encoded by the coding sequence ATGACTACTCATCAACAATCTGATAAAAAGACTTTGTTTCTTTGTTCTTTAGGTGGCGCTTTTGAGTTCTATGATTTTTCTCTTTTTGCTATTATGTCGCCTATTATTAGCCAGCATTTCTTTGATAGTTCAGATCCTAACTTAGCTTTAATAAAATCATATGGAGTCCTAGCTACAGGTTATTTTGCTCGTTTTCTTGGAGGTTTTTATTTCAGCCATCTTGGTGATACCTCCGGTAGAAAAAAGCCCTTTATGTGGACTTTGTTTTTAATGGCTTTACCGACATTAAGCATTGCTTTCTTGCCTACTTATCAACAAATTGGAATCATTGCTCCACTTTTTTTAATCTTTTTTAGAATTATTCAAGGATTTGCTTTAGGAGGAGAAGCACCTTGTGCTATGACTTATATTCATGAATATTCAAGTGATAAAAAAAGAAGCTTATCAATGAGCATTTTATTTTGTGGAATATTATTAGGTTCATTTTTTGCTTCTCTTATCAATACATCTTTAACATCTCTACTTGCAAAAAGCGATTATGAAAGTTGGGGTTGGAGAATTCCTTTTGCTATAGGTGGAATTTTAGGATTAATAGGTCTTTATTTAAGAAAAAATTTGCAGGAAAGTAAAATTTTTATTGCATGTAAAAATGAAAATAAATTATCAAAAACTCCATTTTTTACTCTTCTAAAAAATAATTATAAAAATGTTTTTTTAGGCATTACAATTTTGTTACCTTCGGCCACTGCATTTTTACATTTTTTAATATTATCATCTGCAAATCTGCAAAAAAATTATAATTTTAATAAACAAGACATTCAAGAAATTGTTTCTTTAGGATTTTTAGTTAATGCATTTTCTTGTGTTTTTTTTGGATACTTTGCTGACAAAATAAATCCAAAGAAGATATATTCAACTGGTATAGTTTGTTTATTTATTTTAACTGTTATTTCATCTTCTATTTTTAGTACGCAAAACTTTTTTTATTTAAGTATTTATATTTTTATTTTAGCTATTGTATTGGGAAGTTGTGTTGGTACTGTGTTCCATCTTTTAGCAAATTTATTTTCTACCCATACAAGAACTTCTGGTATTGCCTTATGTATGAATACTACAAATGGTCTTTTTATTGGTCTAACACCTATAGTATTTACCGAAATACTAACAAAGACCAATTTTAAACTTTTTCCAAGTTATTATATATGCTTTTTGTGTTTTATAGGATTAATAAGTATAAGCTTAACAGGCAAAAGGAAATTTCAGTAA
- a CDS encoding pyridoxal-phosphate dependent enzyme: MQTKNILESIGKTPLVKINRLFHKPGVEIYAKCEFMNPGGSVKDRIGYQMVLDAQKSGRIKPGDILIEPTSGNTGIGIALAGAVLGYRVIITLPEKMSKEKQVVLAALGAEIIRTPTEAAFDAPESHISVANRLAKELPNAHVLDQYANPSNAEAHYLYTAQEIIDDLGCVPDYLVAGAGTGGTISGIAKKFKELKPSCNIIGCDPVGSILGGGTEVSTYQVEGIGYDFFPKALAVNLIDKWVKTTDEPSFHWARKAIREEGFLCGGSSGTALFGVSEILPEVPAGSKLVVILPDGIRNYMTKMMDNDWLQKNSFKQAVLPNNIFSK; this comes from the coding sequence ATGCAAACAAAAAATATTTTAGAGTCCATTGGGAAAACTCCACTTGTAAAGATAAATCGCTTATTTCATAAACCTGGGGTTGAGATCTATGCAAAATGTGAGTTTATGAATCCAGGGGGGTCTGTTAAAGACAGAATTGGCTACCAAATGGTCTTAGATGCACAAAAGTCTGGACGTATCAAACCTGGAGATATATTAATTGAACCCACAAGCGGGAATACAGGTATAGGTATAGCTTTAGCTGGTGCCGTATTAGGGTATAGAGTTATTATAACTTTGCCAGAAAAAATGAGTAAAGAAAAACAAGTTGTTCTTGCTGCGTTAGGAGCTGAAATTATTCGCACTCCTACGGAAGCTGCTTTTGATGCACCAGAAAGTCACATCTCTGTAGCCAATCGACTTGCTAAAGAATTGCCAAACGCCCATGTTCTAGATCAATATGCCAACCCATCAAATGCAGAAGCGCATTATTTGTACACTGCACAAGAAATAATCGATGATTTGGGCTGTGTTCCTGATTATTTGGTTGCTGGGGCTGGAACTGGTGGTACTATTTCTGGGATTGCAAAAAAGTTTAAGGAGCTTAAACCTAGTTGCAACATAATTGGTTGTGATCCAGTAGGAAGTATTTTAGGTGGTGGAACTGAGGTTTCAACTTATCAAGTAGAAGGAATTGGATACGATTTTTTTCCTAAGGCATTAGCGGTGAACTTGATAGATAAATGGGTGAAAACTACTGATGAACCTAGTTTTCACTGGGCCAGGAAAGCTATTCGTGAGGAAGGCTTTTTATGCGGAGGAAGCTCAGGTACTGCTTTATTTGGTGTAAGTGAAATTTTACCAGAGGTTCCTGCTGGCTCCAAATTAGTTGTAATTTTACCAGATGGCATTCGCAATTACATGACTAAAATGATGGACAATGATTGGTTGCAAAAAAACTCCTTTAAGCAAGCTGTTCTACCGAATAATATTTTCTCAAAGTAA
- a CDS encoding 50S ribosomal protein L11 methyltransferase has translation MSKQSAKQKKINLKVAKGLRLRIAEDGNIYGSISSSSGEFFIAPEVLTLLTLLANCKNSLLVNDLPKLLKQNYQGLQANLPTNEECEQLLSDLLGAGVLVSDEVQSVKHMQNDGFGDPWAQWTMLADTPRCDAYYKALSKKVTEKTIVLDVGSGSGLLSAISLHLKAKKVVAIEETNAAKYIQPILQNLRLDISKNRFILHNKNSFDVTLSEDISLIVSELFGNDPFQEGILPTLRETAQKFSNQNINYIPEKLTVFAQIIDLKQHAAKNRIQSFQSLKKEENNFLSQFFQSALNALDLDEISFSLPLTSNDFTTISQPVELGLSALNPPPVYSKKFNPFHGRKEIHIEKDSSTSICIIWFRVHLLKDISISSLITESDACDHWSPIVIPLKKSLQKNDKLEIEYELNDLENFLNCKIYKKKELIGSR, from the coding sequence ATGTCCAAGCAATCAGCGAAACAGAAAAAAATCAATTTAAAAGTTGCCAAAGGACTTCGTCTTCGAATTGCAGAAGATGGAAACATTTATGGATCTATTTCTAGCTCTTCTGGAGAATTTTTTATTGCTCCAGAAGTACTCACCCTTCTTACCTTACTTGCTAATTGCAAAAATTCACTTTTAGTTAATGATCTTCCTAAACTTTTAAAACAAAATTATCAAGGACTGCAAGCTAATCTTCCTACCAATGAAGAATGCGAACAACTATTAAGTGACCTACTAGGAGCTGGCGTACTTGTTAGTGATGAAGTGCAATCTGTAAAGCATATGCAAAACGATGGATTTGGTGATCCTTGGGCGCAATGGACAATGCTAGCGGATACTCCACGATGTGATGCCTACTATAAAGCACTTTCTAAAAAAGTAACTGAGAAAACAATTGTATTAGATGTGGGATCTGGATCTGGATTATTGTCTGCAATTTCTCTCCATTTAAAAGCTAAAAAAGTTGTTGCTATTGAAGAAACAAATGCTGCAAAATATATTCAACCAATCCTCCAAAATCTTCGCTTAGATATCAGTAAAAATCGATTTATTTTACACAATAAGAATAGTTTTGATGTCACTTTGTCAGAAGATATTTCTTTAATTGTAAGTGAACTATTTGGAAATGATCCTTTTCAGGAAGGAATTCTACCGACATTAAGAGAAACAGCACAAAAATTTTCAAATCAAAACATTAATTATATTCCTGAAAAATTGACTGTATTTGCTCAAATTATAGATTTAAAACAGCATGCTGCAAAAAATAGAATTCAAAGTTTTCAATCTTTAAAAAAAGAAGAAAACAATTTTTTATCGCAATTTTTCCAATCAGCATTAAATGCTTTAGATCTTGATGAAATTTCTTTTTCATTACCATTAACTAGCAATGATTTTACAACTATTTCCCAACCAGTGGAATTGGGATTATCTGCTCTAAATCCCCCACCAGTTTATTCAAAAAAATTCAACCCGTTTCATGGTAGAAAAGAAATTCATATTGAAAAAGATTCTTCTACTAGCATTTGCATTATATGGTTTAGAGTTCATTTGTTAAAAGATATTAGCATTTCATCTCTTATAACTGAAAGTGACGCTTGCGACCATTGGAGTCCAATTGTAATTCCCTTGAAAAAAAGTCTACAAAAAAATGATAAATTGGAAATCGAATATGAATTGAATGATTTAGAAAATTTTTTAAATTGCAAAATTTATAAGAAAAAAGAATTGATAGGATCTAGATAA
- a CDS encoding MraY family glycosyltransferase has product MIGIYILLIFFTAFVLSLLLVPLIIKFAKVNKLYDLPDLVTEKNQINPNVLNYESSFDPPRRIHTKPIPRLGGVAIIIGFFSSLIIWKFPLNMVGIFICSFIMFLTGFIDDIKSLSAKFRLFIQVTTSLAVVLISNLQIHSIALSQTTFLQIPFALGLILSTFIIIGAINSINMIDGLDGLAGGVVLIGISLLSYIYFLSTHNLNLLIVFSIPIIGAILGFLKYNTHPSSIFMGDSGSNWLGFMVGVFIILIMNNFTISENISKLDIISNSSMQFIPIISIVLCLSIPIFDTAHVILLRLFEGKNPMKPDKRHFHHSLMKIGFTHSQSVIIVYFLMLFFGILGILPVAYPQYGLTWTPYAGIILLIICITFSVKLNEGFITNLAGYKLFLASQKTTGPRISFILKYWEHLNRYTIYSILLATPFLSDIAPKNVALASAAMCFVMICTVFIRKSDSFFESFIIAISTTILLTANNSNIIWIEIFSNKYNLQEAYNVLFIWLLISTLLFFIVTFKRKYLVIAPTDFLLAILPLILLLLPIEIQNEYKLNIIALRSLVLFAALRTLSKRHNTFFYKVHFICIIALGWIALTSLAGLRLVH; this is encoded by the coding sequence TTGATAGGGATTTATATTCTCCTCATTTTTTTTACTGCGTTTGTTTTATCCTTGTTATTAGTGCCATTAATAATTAAATTTGCGAAAGTCAATAAACTATATGATTTACCAGATTTAGTAACTGAAAAAAATCAAATAAACCCTAATGTTTTAAATTACGAAAGTTCCTTTGATCCGCCAAGAAGAATTCACACAAAACCGATACCAAGACTTGGAGGAGTTGCAATTATTATTGGATTTTTTTCCAGCCTCATCATCTGGAAATTTCCTTTAAACATGGTCGGTATATTTATATGCTCATTTATTATGTTCTTAACTGGATTTATTGATGATATCAAATCTCTTTCAGCAAAGTTTAGACTTTTTATACAAGTAACAACTTCTTTAGCAGTTGTGTTAATATCTAATTTACAAATTCATTCCATTGCATTGAGTCAAACAACTTTCTTGCAAATACCTTTTGCATTAGGATTAATATTATCAACCTTTATTATAATTGGTGCAATTAATTCAATTAATATGATCGATGGTCTTGATGGATTAGCTGGAGGTGTAGTTCTAATCGGCATATCTCTATTAAGTTATATCTACTTTTTGTCAACCCATAATTTAAACTTACTAATTGTTTTTAGTATTCCTATTATAGGAGCTATACTTGGTTTTTTAAAATACAATACACATCCTTCCAGTATATTTATGGGAGACTCAGGTAGTAATTGGTTAGGATTTATGGTTGGTGTATTTATAATACTTATTATGAATAATTTCACTATTTCAGAAAATATCAGTAAGTTAGATATAATTAGTAATTCTTCGATGCAATTTATACCCATAATTAGTATAGTATTATGTCTATCAATTCCAATTTTTGATACAGCTCATGTAATTCTATTAAGGTTATTTGAAGGTAAAAACCCAATGAAGCCTGATAAAAGACATTTTCACCATTCTCTAATGAAAATTGGATTTACACATTCACAAAGTGTTATTATTGTATATTTTTTAATGCTATTTTTTGGAATACTCGGAATATTACCTGTTGCATATCCTCAATATGGCCTTACCTGGACTCCTTATGCAGGAATAATATTGCTTATAATTTGTATAACATTTTCAGTTAAATTAAATGAAGGATTTATTACAAATTTAGCTGGATATAAATTATTCTTAGCTTCTCAAAAAACGACTGGTCCAAGAATATCATTCATTTTAAAATATTGGGAACATTTAAATCGATATACTATATATTCTATTTTACTTGCAACGCCTTTTTTATCTGATATAGCACCAAAAAATGTTGCTTTAGCTTCTGCTGCTATGTGTTTTGTTATGATTTGCACAGTTTTTATAAGAAAATCTGACAGCTTTTTTGAATCATTTATCATAGCTATATCAACTACAATTTTACTTACCGCAAACAATTCAAATATCATTTGGATAGAAATTTTTAGTAATAAGTACAATTTACAAGAGGCATATAATGTTTTATTTATTTGGCTTCTAATAAGTACATTACTATTTTTTATCGTCACCTTCAAACGCAAGTATTTAGTTATTGCTCCAACAGATTTTCTTTTAGCAATTTTACCACTTATACTTCTTTTATTACCCATTGAAATTCAAAATGAATACAAATTAAATATTATCGCTTTAAGAAGTCTTGTTTTATTTGCAGCCCTAAGAACATTATCTAAAAGACATAATACCTTTTTTTACAAAGTTCATTTTATCTGTATAATAGCATTAGGCTGGATAGCTTTAACTAGTTTAGCAGGATTAAGATTGGTGCATTAA
- the asnB gene encoding asparagine synthase (glutamine-hydrolyzing), with product MCGIFGIISRPNVFNEKIVRDALNKISHRGPDDWGLEKLELKDKWDVWFGQRRLSIIDLSSAGHQPMTKFLPDNIISLCFNGEIYNFNQLKEQLKDNWKFQSGTDTEVILAGIHLLGNDFLKKLNGMLAMAFFNQNEHKITFARDRLGKKPLYIYKSKDCIAFSSELKSIINLKLPLTINNEALEFYRWLGYIPANLTIYNECFKLSAGSYLNLDLSKNNLELENETLYWDPFIGYGRQYKHSYDEAIDEFLELLDDATKIRLVSDVPVGAFLSGGIDSSLVLSSIKKLNIPNFQSFTVQYDNKEFDESSIAIETSNNLDIPIQLLHLKESDYQNQILKIPFHYDEPFSDSSQIPTMAISEAARKFVTVVLTGDGGDEVFLGYPRFSYTKKLVIINQLTKLIPFLNKTIASSLKTKLGKILFRKILNLFSVNSTNLDSKLEKINEILSAKNEFQLYDIILRTNPKSKTNNPLNNFNSYFEFTKNWYPNYSWQNLDNRSIEEKFAALDLVTYLRDDVLVKVDRATMAYSLEARSPLLDYRIVEFGTSLPLHFKIQNNVYKKILRDALARRTQGKVLSMPKKGFGVPLPANLPNGSNLNSRWNLFIENEWEKYTKQHS from the coding sequence GTGTGCGGAATATTTGGCATAATCTCAAGACCGAACGTGTTTAATGAGAAAATTGTTAGGGACGCTCTAAATAAGATATCTCATAGAGGTCCTGATGATTGGGGGCTTGAAAAACTAGAATTAAAAGACAAATGGGATGTTTGGTTTGGTCAAAGAAGATTATCAATAATTGATCTGTCTTCCGCAGGTCATCAACCTATGACTAAATTTTTACCTGATAATATTATATCACTATGTTTTAATGGTGAAATTTATAATTTTAATCAACTTAAAGAACAATTAAAAGATAATTGGAAGTTCCAATCAGGTACAGATACTGAAGTTATTTTAGCAGGAATTCATTTATTAGGAAATGATTTTTTAAAAAAGCTTAATGGAATGCTTGCAATGGCTTTTTTCAATCAAAATGAGCATAAAATTACTTTCGCAAGAGATAGATTAGGAAAAAAACCTTTATATATTTATAAGTCTAAAGATTGCATAGCGTTTTCATCAGAATTAAAATCAATTATCAATTTAAAATTACCATTAACCATAAATAATGAAGCTTTAGAGTTTTATCGTTGGCTTGGTTACATACCTGCAAATCTAACTATTTATAATGAATGTTTTAAGTTAAGCGCAGGCTCTTACCTTAATCTTGATCTCTCTAAAAATAATCTAGAATTAGAAAATGAAACATTATACTGGGATCCATTTATTGGATACGGCAGACAATACAAACATTCTTATGATGAAGCGATAGATGAATTTTTAGAATTATTAGATGATGCGACTAAAATAAGATTAGTCTCCGACGTACCTGTAGGAGCATTCTTGTCAGGAGGGATAGATTCTTCTTTAGTATTATCGAGTATAAAGAAATTAAATATTCCTAATTTTCAGTCATTTACAGTTCAATATGATAATAAAGAATTTGATGAATCTTCAATTGCAATCGAAACATCAAATAATTTAGACATTCCTATTCAATTATTGCATTTAAAAGAATCAGATTATCAAAACCAAATTCTAAAAATCCCATTTCATTATGACGAACCATTTTCAGATAGTTCACAAATTCCAACAATGGCTATTTCAGAAGCAGCAAGAAAATTCGTTACAGTTGTTCTAACTGGAGATGGTGGAGATGAGGTATTCTTAGGGTATCCTAGATTTTCCTACACTAAAAAACTTGTCATTATAAATCAATTAACAAAATTAATTCCATTTTTAAATAAAACAATTGCTTCTTCTTTAAAAACTAAACTTGGAAAAATACTATTTAGAAAAATATTAAACTTGTTCTCTGTAAATTCAACAAATTTAGATTCAAAGCTTGAAAAAATAAACGAAATTTTATCTGCTAAAAATGAATTTCAATTATATGATATAATTTTACGAACAAATCCAAAATCAAAAACAAATAACCCTTTAAATAATTTTAATAGCTATTTCGAATTTACTAAGAATTGGTATCCTAACTATTCTTGGCAGAATCTTGATAATAGAAGCATAGAAGAAAAATTTGCCGCATTAGATCTAGTAACTTATCTAAGAGATGACGTGTTAGTAAAAGTTGATAGAGCAACGATGGCCTATTCTCTAGAAGCCCGTTCACCTCTGCTAGACTATAGAATTGTTGAATTCGGTACTTCTTTGCCTCTCCATTTCAAAATTCAAAATAATGTCTACAAAAAAATCCTGAGAGATGCATTAGCGAGAAGGACGCAAGGAAAAGTATTGAGCATGCCCAAAAAAGGATTTGGTGTTCCACTGCCTGCTAACCTTCCAAATGGATCAAATTTAAATTCTAGATGGAATTTATTTATTGAAAATGAATGGGAAAAATATACTAAGCAACATAGTTAG